The Melospiza georgiana isolate bMelGeo1 chromosome 1, bMelGeo1.pri, whole genome shotgun sequence genome contains the following window.
AGTGCCCAAGAGAGAATTGTTTTGTCCAAGCCTTTGGTAGATGAGGTGATGGCCTTGTGTCATGTTCTGGAAGGTCAACTACTCTCCCTTGTTGTCCATGTCAGTGTAGGATATTCTGGTGGGGACATATTTGCTAAGAAATGTTCTTTGCTCTCTTTCAATCCCGCATAATGCATGAGTGGTGACATTGCACAGGGTGAGGGTGTGAGACCATTGGAATTTAGATAGAAGATGAAACAACTCAGGTTGTGATGCAGGAAAAATTTATTGAATTGAAAGAATGCGGAGAAAGAAGAAGCTGAAGGATTCAGGTGTGAGGTACCAGTAGAGAAACCATCAGGTGAGGCACTTTGCTTGCAGGAGCTGTTGGCAGAGGCCAGAGCTGAGGGCCCTTAGCAGATGGAGCCATAGCCCCTTCTGCCATAGCAGCCCAGGCCTCCCAGGCCGTAGCCAAGGCCAAAGCCAAATCCACCAGAgatgggctgtccctgggcattgagctcagtgcccagagcagcggAGGAGGTGGATCCGACGGCGGtgttctgggggaaggaggtcatgatgggtcctggcagggtgacCATCACAGGGGAAGGGTTGATGATGACGCGGGAATCCTGgcattgcagggcacagggctcgtTGCAGCTGTTGGCCAGCGGGGTGGGTCCGCAGGGACTGCAGCGGTTGTAGCAGGCCATGGGTGTGGTGTGGAGAGTGCctggaagagagagagggatgaGGCAGGGCGGGGGTGTGGGGGAGCAAGGAGAGAagtgtgcaggagcaggaggcttGCTGGCTTGAGGCTCACCTTGTTGTCGAcaggagcagaaggagaaggCTTGAGGAGAAGTGTGTGAGGGAGAGAGGCTCTGGGCTGTCTTTTATGCTGGTTCTGGAGGGGCGGGACAGCTTTGTCCCATGGCCGTAGGACATTTTGCAGGCCACATTTCCTGGTTGTCTCAGAGTGGTGAGTCCTGAGGTGGGGAGTGTTTTCCATCCCACAACTCTGCTGTGTCATGTTCTACTTTTCAGTCCATGTCCATCTGGCCTTGGCGGCAGCTTTAAATACAAGTATTACAGACCAAAGTCTGTTGATGAAATGTTTCTTGTAGAGGGCTGTAGATGTGATCAGAGCTTTGGACAGTGGGGTGTCAACAGTGAAGTCATCCCCTGGTCCGGGTGTGCTGTGGTTTGTGGGTGTCTTGTGGAGAGGGTGCACATTCCCTCACAGCCATGTCAAGCTCATCTGGGCTTTGCCATTCTTCTGGGGATGATGCGTGTCCCCTTCCATCACGTTCTCTCCCGCCCTGCCCCATTGCTGACATTCTAAACCTGTCTCTATGCCAGGCCTTTCCTGCTGGATATGGGCGAACAATCCCTGTGACACTTCCCCTGCTGTCCAATGTCTTGTGTTGGTTCATCTGTAGCGCTCATCTGAACTGGGCCCCGCATGTTCACACTGTGGGGTCCCATTGCTGAGCTCTGAGTCAAACCTGGAAAGGAAAAGTGGTACAAGGTAAGTAGACTTGAGGAGCAGTTGGAGGAACGgtggatatttatttttcaaaggacAAGTGTTGACATTATTCTACTCTAGTGGTACTTGTACAGAAATTGTTACATTGTTTTTGTCTGGCATGGACTTCTTAGTGTTCATGTGgggaatgttttccttttcccaatCCTTCAGTGTCATGTCCTGCTCTTGAGGCCATTTCCATCTGACCTTGTTGTTAGCTTTTGGGGTACTTGTATGGCTATTTGGGAGGGTCTGCTTGGAAGATGTGTGTCAGAGGAACAAAAATATACAAGAAATGCCCAAGGAATACTATGGGTGTCATCTCTGAGGTAATTTTATGGCACTTCTGTGCTTTTGTTTGTGGGTGTGTTATGAAGAGGAGCCCCATTCCACCGCAGTtatgtcaggctggtttgggctttgcagctgagctgtgcatgAGGAGCTGCCCCTTCCATCACGGCCATTCCTCCTTTAAAATGTGAGCATTTGAAACCAAAGTCTGGTGTTGATGACGAATTCCAAAGGGTACTGAAGACATGGCCAAGGTTTTGAGAACTGGGGTGTCATCAGTGTAGTCATCCAATGGAACTCAGGGGTTTGGATTTGTGGGTGTGTTGTGAAGAGGGGCCCCAAACTATTGCAGGTCACTCAGGCTGATCTGGGCTTTGCATCTGTGCCACGTTTGAGTGGCTGGATTCTTCTATTCCTTCTCGACAGTGGGAGAGTTGCCCCTTCAGCGAGCGGGCAGGTGTTGGATTGTCTGAGGCACTTCTTGGCTATTCCACCATTCAGAAGGACCTCAAGACTAAGGGTTAATAAAAACTCCCAAATTTCAAGCAAGAGAAATGAGAAGTTGTGCATCTGGACAGGAATTGCAATTGTCTCTGTATAATGCtgtggacagagagtctgaaaTGTGGTTTTTGTGAGCCAGACCttgtggtgctgctggagaagaCAGACCAGAAAGTTGCAGTGGGGAATTACTTAGGTGGGGCATCACCTGTGTCCAAGACAGATTTCTGAAATTGCTGCCATGAAATTGTGGAAGGTGGCACTTCCTCTTTTTATAGCGCTGGTGAGATCCTGTGTGAGGTAGTGTGGACAGTTCTGGCCTTGACAGGTGAAGAAGCACAAGGGGGTAGTGGACAAAGACAAGTTGAAGGTCACCATATAATTAAGGGCCTGGTGGATCCTTGCTAGatgagaggctgagagagctgggactctgaGGAGACAGGACTGGGCAGAGAGGTGTCACCAGTGTATGGGAACCCAGCTGTTcgcagcagagcagaaaagagaaaggggGCACGTGCACCAGTGAAAATCAATGGAATTCCATTGACATGCAAAGTAGGTATTTTTCAGTGTGTGCGGATGGTCTCAGAGTGTAAGAGACAATCTGGTCCCTTTTCTTGGAGGTCCAAAACTGAACTGGCCATAATCCCAGAAATCCTGCCTGTGATGGGTCTGCTTAAGCAAGGGGGATAGAAGCATTTGCACTGTGGAGTTCCTGCCCAAGTGCGTGATGTTATTCCTGTGTTCATGAGGAGGACTCAAGACTGCTACTGGGAGGAGAATTTTTCAGGTGTATGCTGGCTTAGAGTGACATTgtcagagcagtgcccaggtgatAATTACTGTGTCAAAGCCTTTGGTAGATGAGGTGCTGGCCTTGTGTCATGTTCTGGAAGGTCTCCCTTCTCCCCAGTTTCCCATGTCAGTGTTGGTTGTTCCTGGTGGGGATGCGTTTGCTAAGAAAGGTACGTTGGGCCCTTTCCATCAAACATAATGGTTGAGTGCTGGCATTGCACAGGATGAGGATGTGAGACCTTTGGAATACAAAAATAGCAGAAAGCAACTCACGTTGTGGTGCAAGAAAAATTTATTGAAGAGAAAGAATGATGGGAAAGAAGAAGCTGAAGGAATCAGGTGTGAGATAGAAGTAGAAAGACCATCAGCTGAGGTGCTTTACTTGCAGGAGGTGCTGTtggcagagggcagagctggaggtgtCAGGGGTGGTGCTGAGGGCCCTTAGCAGATGGAGGCATAGCCCCTTCTGCCATAGCAGCCCAGGCCTCCCAGGCCGTAGCCAAGGCCAAAGCCACCAAATCCGCCAGAgatgggctgtccctgggcattgagctcagtgcccagagcagcggAGGAGGTGGATCCAACGGCGGtgttctgggggaaggaggtcatgatgggtcctggcagggtgaccagcacaggggaagggttGATGATGACGCGGGAATCCTGgcattgcagggcacagggctcgtTGCAGCTGTTGGCCAGCGGGGTGGGTCCGCAGGGACTGCAGCGGTTGTAGCAGGCCATGGGTGTGGTGTGGAGGGTGCCTGGAAGAGAGAAGGGTGAGGCAGGAACATGGGGGAGCAAAGGGCAGTAAAGGACTGTGGAGGCGGTTGTGGAGTTCTGGGGAGTCATGAAGGCTGCAGAGGCCAGGGGTGGGCCCAGGGGTGCAGGTCTGGGGCcaggggtgcaggagcaggagggtcaGGGGATTGAGGCTCACCTGGAAATCTGCAGGTGCAAGAGGAGAAGGCTTGAGGAGAAGTGTGTGAGGACGAGAGGCTCTGGGCCGGCTTTTATGCTGGTTCTGGAGGGGCAGTACAGCCTTGTCCCATGGCCGTGGGGCATTTTGCTGGCCACAGTTCCTGGTTGATTCAGAGTGGTGAGTCCTGAGGTGAGGAGTGTTTTCCACCCCCCAACTCTGCTGTGTCATGTCCTGCTGTTGAGTCCATATCCCTCTGACCTTGTTGGCAGCTTTAAATGCAGGTATTAGTGAAGAAAGTCTGTTGATGAAGATGTTTTTTGTGGAGGGCTGTGGACGTGACCAGAGCATTTGACTGTGGGGTGTCACTAATTAAGTCATCCCCTGGCCCTGGTTTGCTGAGGTATTTGAGTGTCTTGTGGAAAGGGTTCTCATTCCCCCACAGCCACGTCAGACTCATCTGGGCTTTGCAGCTCTTCGGGAGATGAAGGGTGCCCCTTCCATTCCATTCTCTTGCTTCTTTCCTCATTGCCAACATTGTAAACCTGTTTATATGCCAGGCCATTCCTGCTGGATATGGGAAAACAATCCCTGTGGTTTGGGGACTATTGTCCAGCCCTGTAATATCTTGTGTTTTATTCATTGGTAGTGCTCATCTCACCTGGAGCCAGCTAGTTCATACTGTGTGGTCCCATTGCTGGGCTCTGAGTGACACCTagaaaagaaaactggaaaaggatAAGAAGACGATGTCTGTGGAGCACTTGAAAGACCTAAATACATTCAATTTTCAGAAGAGAAGTGTTGACCTTCTTACTCTCTCAAGGTACCTGAATGCACACCGTAACTTCAGTTTTACCTGGCCCAGCCTGACAAGTCCTGTGCTggagccttttttccttcctgcaagTCTACAAGTCCATGTCCTGCTCTTGTGACTGTGTTTATGGGACCTTGGCAGCAGCTTTAAAGTGAGAGTTGGTGTTTGGGAGGATTAACTTGGAAGGCGTGTGtcaaaaaaaccagaatgaaCCACAAATGCCTATGAGAATTGGGATGTCATTAATGTGGTCAACAAATGGGGCAGGTGTGCTTTGGTTTGTGG
Protein-coding sequences here:
- the LOC131085596 gene encoding feather beta keratin-like; translated protein: MENTPHLRTHHSETTRKCGLQNVLRPWDKAVPPLQNQHKRQPRASLPHTLLLKPSPSAPVDNKATPMACYNRCSPCGPTPLANSCNEPCALQCQDSRVIINPSPVMVTLPGPIMTSFPQNTAVGSTSSAALGTELNAQGQPISGGFGFGLGYGLGGLGCYGRRGYGSIC
- the LOC131085686 gene encoding feather beta keratin-like; the protein is MACYNRCSPCGPTPLANSCNEPCALQCQDSRVIINPSPVLVTLPGPIMTSFPQNTAVGSTSSAALGTELNAQGQPISGGFGGFGLGYGLGGLGCYGRRGYASIC